From one Lolium rigidum isolate FL_2022 chromosome 4, APGP_CSIRO_Lrig_0.1, whole genome shotgun sequence genomic stretch:
- the LOC124705320 gene encoding desmethyl-deoxy-podophyllotoxin synthase-like, whose protein sequence is MRDLSRRLGPLMLLRLCELRVVVASSADAAREIMKTQDLTFASRPMSPTGKFLLGDSPGLVIAPYGEAWRQLRRICTLELFTSRRVRSFRPVREEEVGRLLRSLAQSSSSSSSQVNLSKLISAYVADSAVRAVIGSRFKGRDAFLQMLERRIKIAPAQCLPDLFPSSRLALLVSRMPRQMKRERREMMDFIDTILQEHQESSKDGAAGEDEDFLHVLLRIQGEGKLDPPLTDDDIKTVIVDIFVASSETSSTVMQWTMAELMRNPRVMRKAQEEVRRVLDGKNVVTEESLGGLRYLDLVIKEALRLHPPATLLVPRECRRPCQVLGFDVPAGAMVLVNAWAIGRDPAYWDRPEEFSPERFEGGGVDFKGTDFEFIPFGAGRRMCPGMAFGLANMELALASLLYHFDWELPHGTEPGGLDMTELLGITTRRRSDLLLVPTIRVPLPAKI, encoded by the exons ATGCGGGACCTGTCGCGCCGCCTCGGCCCGCTCATGCTGCTCCGCCTCTGCGAGCTCCGCGTCGTCGTCGCCTCCTCGGCGGACGCCGCGCGGGAGATCATGAAGACCCAGGACCTCACGTTCGCGTCGCGGCCCATGAGTCCGACGGGGAAGTTCCTCCTCGGCGACAGCCCGGGCCTTGTCATCGCGCCCTACGGCGAGGCCTGGCGGCAGCTCCGCAGGATCTGCACCCTCGAGCTCTTCACCTCCCGCCGCGTCAGGTCCTTCAGGCCCGTGCGCGAGGAGGAAGTCGGGCGGCTGCTCCGCTCGCTGGcgcagtcgtcgtcgtcgtcgtcgtcgcaagTGAACCTGAGCAAGCTGATCAGCGCCTACGTCGCGGACTCGGCGGTGCGCGCCGTCATCGGCAGCCGATTCAAGGGCCGCGACGCGTTCCTGCAGATGTTGGAGCGGAGGATCAAGATCGCCCCCGCGCAGTGCCTGCCGGACCTCTTCCCGTCGTCGCGGCTGGCGCTGCTCGTCAGCCGGATGCCGCGCCAGATGAAGCGGGAGCGGCGGGAGATGATGGATTTCATCGACACCATCCTCCAGGAGCATCAGGAGAGCAGCAAGGACGGCGCCGCAGGCGAGGACGAGGACTTCCTCCACGTCCTCCTGAGGATCCAGGGAGAGGGGAAGCTGGATCCTCCGCTCACGGACGACGACATCAAGACCGTGATCGTC GACATTTTCGTAGCGAGCAGCGAGACATCGTCGACCGTGATGCAGTGGACTATGGCCGAGCTCATGAGGAACCCGAGGGTGATGCGCAAGGCCCAGGAGGAGGTCCGGCGAGTGCTCGACGGGAAGAACGTGGTCACGGAGGAGAGCTTGGGCGGTCTGCGCTACCTGGACCTCGTCATCAAGGAGGCGCTCCGCCTGCACCCTCCGGCGACGTTGCTGGTTCCCCGGGAGTGCCGGCGCCCGTGCCAGGTCCTCGGCTTCGACGTGCCAGCGGGCGCGATGGTGCTCGTCAACGCGTGGGCCATCGGCAGGGACCCGGCGTACTGGGATCGGCCCGAGGAGTTCTCGCCGGAGAGGTTCGAAGGCGGAGGCGTTGACTTCAAGGGGACGGACTTCGAGTTCATACCATTTGGGGCAGGACGGCGGATGTGCCCCGGAATGGCGTTCGGGCTGGCCAACATGGAGCTCGCGCTCGCCAGCCTTCTCTACCACTTCGACTGGGAGCTGCCGCACGGGACGGAGCCCGGGGGGCTGGACATGACCGAGCTGTTGGGGATCACCACTCGGCGGCGCTCCGACCTCTTGCTTGTCCCGACCATCCGCGTGCCATTGCCcgcaaaaatttga